The DNA region ACCCATCAAGAAGGGATGCGGCTctgagaggagaggggacCGAGCCGAGACCGGAAAAGTGGGACCAAggctccggcgccgggccgccggccggggccgggCACCGGGCGCAACGCCGGACGTGTACAGAACGGGCTCCATTGATTCGGAAATCGTCGGGCTACTAGACAAAGgacaacaaaaaaaaaaaccctcaAAAGACGTTCATGGACCACGTCCCAACTAATACGCATAAAACAACGTCGCCTCCTGGTCGCTCCGGCGGATCCGCCTGTTCTCCCTCACCAGCATCCACCGCATCAGCCACGCGCCGGCCGCGCACGCGACGCAGAAGGCCGCGCTGCTTGCCATCGGGATCACGTATCTTGGCGCGTCCGACTTGGGCCACAGGTACTGCGGCGTTCCGTCAGCAACCTCTCCCGGGGAAACAGGCGACTTTGTAgagaccgggggggggggggctttcTTGACTTACAGGGGTCCAAATAAAGCTGAGGCTGGCGCTCGTGTTGACGACGGCCAGGGCCgaggccttcttctccttcgtctGTCCGCATGTACTGCCGACCCAGCCGAGAAGGCTTCGAACAAGTCAGCAAGTGGCATCACCAAGAATAAGTCGGATCATCGGatccaaaaaaaaaaaagggggggggggagggaagcaCCCACATCGAGTTCACGCCATACGTCCCGATCGTAAAGACGACCATGGCGAAATACCGCGCCCCCGTGTTCATCGTCGCGCAGGCCAGCACGAACCCGAACAGcgcgacggccttggcgatggtgatgtGCCACGTCCGCTCGTTGCGCCGCCCGGAGCTCCACGCCCACGCGATCGACAGcccgccggcgatgaggtACGGCGGGCACGTCAGCACGAGCGTGACAGTCGTGCCGAAGCCCAGCGTCTCGACGATGGTCGGGAAGAAGTTCTTGAAGCCGTTGGTCGCCAGGTGCATGTGCTGCATGTAGACGAACACCCACACGCgcgggtcgacgacggcctcgcgcaGCCCGGCCCacgtgctgctgccgctgccgctgccgttcGGGGGCCGCCCGCCGACCGTGTCGCGCGCGATGCGGGCGTGCGCGAGGCGCCGCTCCGCCTCGCTCAGCCAGCGCGTCGTCAGGGGCTCGTCGGGGAGGGTGTAGCacgcgacgagggcgacggcgaaggtGACGGCGCCCTGCAGCACGAACAGCCAGCGCcagccggcgaggccggagacgccctcgagcccgtggaagacgccggcggcgatgaggccGGCAAAGGCGGTGGCGAGGATGTTGCCCGAGTACAGCACGCTGATGCGGGTGGCGAGCTCCTTGCGGGTGTagaagatggagaggatGTAGAGGGCGCCCGGGTAGTAGggggcctcgacgacgccgaggaagaagcgggcgaggacgaggccggtgtagtcgtggacgacggcggtgagGGCGCTGACGACGGCCCAGGCGGCCATGAAGCCGCCCATGTACCAGGAGGGCCGGACGCGGGTGAGGATCATGTTGCTGGGGATCTG from Colletotrichum higginsianum IMI 349063 chromosome 4, whole genome shotgun sequence includes:
- a CDS encoding major facilitator superfamily transporter — protein: MATKTDSVANVQPPAHSHADIEKQHALHQEHSHVLDDEKKPATAAVDYSGAAAKTDPEEIRLVRKLDLWIMLVNTSDTRPSYLDRNAIALARLNGLEEQLGLTSVQYSTCVSILFVGYILGQIPSNMILTRVRPSWYMGGFMAAWAVVSALTAVVHDYTGLVLARFFLGVVEAPYYPGALYILSIFYTRKELATRISVLYSGNILATAFAGLIAAGVFHGLEGVSGLAGWRWLFVLQGAVTFAVALVACYTLPDEPLTTRWLSEAERRLAHARIARDTVGGRPPNGSGSGSSTWAGLREAVVDPRVWVFVYMQHMHLATNGFKNFFPTIVETLGFGTTVTLVLTCPPYLIAGGLSIAWAWSSGRRNERTWHITIAKAVALFGFVLACATMNTGARYFAMVVFTIGTYGVNSILLGWVGSTCGQTKEKKASALAVVNTSASLSFIWTPYLWPKSDAPRYVIPMASSAAFCVACAAGAWLMRWMLVRENRRIRRSDQEATLFYAY